In a genomic window of Nitrospirota bacterium:
- a CDS encoding 50S ribosomal protein L18 — protein sequence MNAADKEGQLTRRKQRVRKRVYGTAERPRLNVFRSRAHIYAQIVDDQKGITLAAASSLDKSLRTALKSTGSVDGAKAVGKLLAERAKAAKVQAVVFDRGGRMYHGRVKALAEASREGGLKF from the coding sequence ATGAATGCTGCGGATAAAGAAGGTCAGCTCACCAGGCGGAAGCAGCGGGTGAGAAAGCGAGTCTATGGTACGGCTGAGCGCCCGCGCCTCAACGTGTTTCGCAGCCGGGCGCATATTTACGCTCAGATTGTTGACGACCAGAAAGGGATCACGTTGGCCGCTGCGTCCTCTCTCGATAAGTCTCTGCGCACGGCACTGAAATCCACCGGCAGTGTCGATGGCGCAAAGGCTGTTGGGAAGTTGTTGGCAGAACGGGCAAAGGCCGCCAAGGTACAGGCTGTGGTGTTTGATCGTGGTGGTCGGATGTACCACGGACGCGTCAAAGCGTTGGCGGA
- the rplF gene encoding 50S ribosomal protein L6 — MSRIGKKPIQIPAGVDVKIDGSVVSVKGPLGKIDWSLSTGLGVSVAGGQLVVSRSSEDRQVRAMHGLTRAELSNMIQGVTKGYERNLEITGVGYKVAVQGRAMSFSVGYINPVTYPIPVGIDVKVDKQTLINVKGADKRMVGQVAANLRAIKPPDVYKQKGVRYAGEVLRKKAGKTGK; from the coding sequence ATGTCACGCATAGGGAAAAAACCAATCCAGATTCCAGCAGGCGTGGATGTAAAAATCGACGGGTCTGTCGTGTCCGTGAAGGGCCCGCTCGGGAAGATCGATTGGTCCTTGTCCACGGGTCTCGGGGTCTCAGTTGCCGGCGGACAGCTTGTGGTGAGCCGGTCAAGTGAGGATCGCCAAGTCCGTGCCATGCATGGGCTGACTCGCGCTGAACTGAGCAACATGATTCAGGGTGTGACGAAGGGTTATGAACGCAACTTGGAAATCACCGGGGTCGGCTACAAGGTTGCCGTGCAGGGACGGGCGATGAGCTTCAGTGTCGGCTATATCAATCCGGTGACCTATCCGATTCCTGTTGGAATCGATGTGAAGGTGGACAAGCAAACGCTAATCAATGTGAAGGGGGCGGACAAGCGGATGGTGGGTCAGGTTGCAGCGAACTTGCGAGCCATCAAACCCCCCGATGTGTATAAGCAAAAGGGCGTTCGCTATGCCGGAGAGGTGTTACGTAAGAAAGCCGGAAAGACGGGGAAATAG